In Xenorhabdus griffiniae, the genomic window AATATTCCCAGCGTCCAGCTTTTGTACGTCAGCAGTAAACATGATTGCCCCTATGGCGCGTGCGCCTCAATGAATTCAGTTGAAAGGGAGTAGGTTTTGTAGTCAATAGCTTGATATTTATAGCTTTCACACCGGAATAATCCCTTATTCGCCAGTGGCGGCGTCCAGATGAATGACTGATGACCTGTATGTCGGTCAAGAAATGCGATAATTTCAGTGATGTATTTTTCATTACCGACAAAATCAACGTTCCATCTCATCGATTTGGGGTTAATCCCCGCGCCAGAAACCTGTTCATAACCATCGCCGAATTTCGCTTTTCGGATAGCAAATTCAACGTTGGAGCTGGCGTTAACGCGTGGCACCCATTTAAACGTTTCCATTATCGCCCCCTTATTGCCTTGTTGATTGCCCCGCCTTGTCGCAAATCCCGATCCCGCTCAGTGTAATAAACTTGGGCTACAGCCTGAGCAAATCGCCTTCCGAAGGCCTCGCTGTCTCCTTTGGATGAGGCGCTTTCGGTTTTCCCGTCCGTGATATAAACCTGAATATTCGGCGCACCTCCCCTATTTTCAGTGGGGAAAATAGCCCGAACACCGAGTGAACCATCCGCACTGCGCTTAAGGGGCATAATCGCCTCTGGACCCGCCTCGCCCATCAGTCCTGCACCTTTAGCAAAAGCAAACAATGTCGGGCTGCTGACAACATGGTTACTGTAAGCGCTGAGGCTAGGTGAGTTATAAACGCCGCCTTTGGCGTTCTTGGTGAACATGGAAGCAAAACCACTGAACATTCCACCACCGCCGCCACCGAATGAAGATGCCAGCATTTCAAACGCCTTATTCGCCGCGATTTTCATCAAACTCTGCACAACGCTTTGTGCCATCGAGGCGAACATTTCGGAAACACCTTCTTTGAGTGACTTAGTTCCGTTTAACATGCCGGTAATCATGTTGCTCATACGTTCACTGACAGTATCAAACAGATTGATCGCTATTGCGTGATAGGCGCTTTGGGCAGAGAATAGCTGTTTTGCTGCTTCAATGCGTCTCGTGTTGTTTTCCGTTTCGGCTGCTGCGATCAGTTCATTCTTGCGCTGTTCAGTGATAACCTGTGTTTCCGCATAGGTGTCATACAATGCTTTTTTGCGCGCCAGTTGGTTATCCAAATCCTGTACCGGATCAACGTCACCCCGCAGGGCGTCCTTAGCAGAAACAGCATAGGACTGCTTAGCATCTGCGTTACCCCTGACTTCATCTTTCCATATCTCCCCTTTTCGGTACGTGTATTCGGCAGGTGACTCAATTTGACCATGGGCATTCTGCCGCTTTAACTGCTCTGTAGCTTCCTTGGTTCTTTTGGCGACATTGCGGAACGGATCGGCTTCTACGGCAGCCTGTAAGTCCTGATAACGTTGTTTGGTCTCTGTCAGTCGCTGGTTAAGCTGGTTCAGATGGCGGTTTTGTTCCTGAGTGAATTTGGTGACATTCCCCTGAGAGGCTGCAAACAACTCAGCCGCCACGTTACCTTCCTTGTGGCGGATGGCTTCTATGGCCAGCTGCGCGTTCAATTCAGCAACTTTGTTGCGGTAGTTTTCCTGTGCACTCGCCGCTTCACGGGCGGCTTTTGCGGCCTCACTCGCGGCTTTAGCGGCGGCGGCCTGCGCAGCTTTAGCCTTTTCGCCATTTTGATATGCGGTTATCGTATTATTGATGTACTTTTGATAATTATCATGATGCTGTGGCGTATTTAACCGCTGATCCTCAGCGGCAAATTCTGCCTGTCGTCTGACTTTTGCCTCGCCCTGCAACTTTGAAAGTTCAAGGTCACGGGCCGATTTCTTCAAAAAATCCGCTTGTTTGTCGT contains:
- a CDS encoding phage tail protein, translating into METFKWVPRVNASSNVEFAIRKAKFGDGYEQVSGAGINPKSMRWNVDFVGNEKYITEIIAFLDRHTGHQSFIWTPPLANKGLFRCESYKYQAIDYKTYSLSTEFIEAHAP